A stretch of Chryseobacterium viscerum DNA encodes these proteins:
- a CDS encoding DUF2306 domain-containing protein → MKKLLFVIMCVLALLIGAYPLIYAFVEHKHTFLGSKSPEVLYNIIWKTAFFAHIIFGGVALFIGWRQFGSSFRNKYIRIHRKIGSIYVISVVISSVSAVYMGFYANGGLISAMGFISLGCIWLMTTLAAVGQIRKGNVVMHQQFMIYSYACTFAAVTLRFWYPLLTNIIGDPDNSYIAVAWLCWVPNLLTAYCINKRIAVR, encoded by the coding sequence ATGAAAAAATTACTGTTTGTAATCATGTGTGTGCTGGCATTACTAATTGGAGCTTATCCTCTTATTTATGCTTTTGTGGAACACAAACATACCTTTTTAGGTTCCAAATCTCCTGAAGTACTTTATAATATTATCTGGAAAACAGCTTTTTTTGCCCATATTATTTTCGGGGGGGTGGCTCTTTTTATAGGTTGGCGTCAGTTTGGTAGCTCATTCAGGAATAAATATATCAGGATTCATAGAAAAATCGGAAGTATCTACGTGATTTCAGTGGTTATAAGTTCTGTATCCGCTGTTTATATGGGTTTTTATGCTAATGGCGGACTGATTTCTGCAATGGGCTTTATTAGTTTGGGATGTATCTGGCTGATGACAACTCTTGCTGCGGTTGGGCAGATAAGAAAAGGGAATGTTGTAATGCATCAACAGTTCATGATTTACAGTTACGCCTGTACTTTTGCTGCGGTGACACTGAGATTTTGGTATCCTTTGCTGACAAATATAATCGGTGATCCTGACAATTCTTATATTGCCGTTGCATGGTTGTGCTGGGTCCCTAATCTATTGACTGCTTATTGTATCAATAAAAGAATAGCTGTAAGATAA
- a CDS encoding helix-turn-helix domain-containing protein, with amino-acid sequence MSDSGLQSLPSIFYLAGVFAACFSSLLIIGKRKKIMADYVLGAWFLIIGLHLILFILFFSGNYLKFPYFLGYEVIFPFIHGPMLYLYVLCVTGKNPGVKIWLLHGIPVLMICLLLSQLLMLSPWDRLAAYQSGNNRYKLLSRILKYLMILSGIIYVSLSLLAVRRYTKGISNQYSNTEKINLNWLYYLIAGIALIWIAVIIRNDILIFSLVVLFIVVAAYFGISRVGILDIPVITNIPDEKETDNEVVKYQKNSPGDEVIQSIYKKLVHKMVQEKLYKDPELNLNAVARLLDVHPNLLSQVINSMEHKNFYDYINRQRIEEFKRTVVLPVNQKYTILSLAFDCGFNSKTSFNRNFKNYMNCSPTEFLKSQSIHME; translated from the coding sequence ATGTCTGATTCTGGATTACAATCTTTACCATCAATATTTTATCTGGCAGGAGTTTTTGCTGCTTGTTTCTCTTCTCTTCTGATTATAGGAAAGCGTAAAAAAATAATGGCAGATTATGTATTGGGTGCATGGTTTCTGATTATAGGGCTACATCTCATATTATTTATTCTGTTTTTTTCTGGTAACTATTTGAAATTTCCTTATTTCCTGGGATATGAAGTTATTTTTCCTTTTATTCACGGGCCAATGCTGTATTTGTATGTTCTGTGTGTTACAGGAAAAAATCCAGGTGTAAAGATATGGCTGCTGCATGGTATTCCTGTTCTGATGATCTGCCTGCTACTATCCCAGCTTTTGATGTTGTCTCCATGGGATAGACTTGCTGCTTATCAGAGCGGAAATAACAGGTATAAGTTATTGAGCAGGATCCTCAAATATCTTATGATCTTATCAGGAATAATATATGTTTCTTTAAGCCTTCTTGCTGTCAGAAGATATACAAAAGGTATATCCAACCAATATTCCAATACTGAGAAAATCAATCTGAACTGGCTGTATTATCTTATTGCAGGGATAGCTCTGATATGGATAGCCGTGATTATAAGAAATGATATTCTTATTTTTTCCTTAGTTGTTCTCTTTATTGTAGTGGCGGCTTACTTTGGAATCAGTCGTGTAGGGATTTTAGATATACCGGTTATTACTAATATACCGGATGAAAAAGAGACTGATAATGAAGTTGTTAAATATCAGAAAAATTCTCCTGGAGATGAGGTTATACAATCTATTTATAAAAAACTTGTGCATAAAATGGTACAGGAAAAGCTATACAAAGACCCGGAACTTAATCTGAACGCTGTTGCCAGACTATTAGATGTTCATCCCAATCTTTTGTCTCAGGTTATTAATTCTATGGAGCATAAAAACTTTTATGATTATATCAACAGACAGCGTATTGAAGAATTTAAGCGTACTGTTGTGCTTCCGGTAAACCAAAAATACACGATTCTTTCATTAGCTTTTGATTGTGGGTTCAATTCCAAAACTTCTTTTAATAGAAATTTTAAAAATTATATGAATTGTTCACCAACGGAGTTTTTAAAAAGCCAAAGTATCCATATGGAATAA
- a CDS encoding carbonic anhydrase: protein MSQSYEVIFENNKKWVESKVAENPSFFQELAKTQHPEFLYIGCSDSRATAEELMGAKPGEVFVHRNIANVVNTLDMSSTAVIQYAVEHLKVKHIIVCGHYNCGGVKAAMTPQDLGLLNPWLRNIRDVYRLHQVELDSIEDENKRYDRLVELNVQEQCINVIKMACVQERYILEEQPIVHGWVFDLRTGKIIDLEIDFEKILKDIQKIYNLTSSDWVMSRKTK, encoded by the coding sequence ATGTCACAATCGTATGAGGTTATTTTTGAAAACAACAAAAAATGGGTAGAATCCAAAGTAGCTGAAAATCCCAGCTTCTTTCAGGAACTTGCAAAAACTCAACATCCGGAATTCCTTTACATAGGATGTTCAGATAGTAGAGCTACTGCAGAAGAATTGATGGGAGCAAAACCAGGTGAGGTATTTGTTCACAGAAACATTGCTAATGTTGTCAATACTTTAGATATGAGTTCCACAGCAGTTATTCAATATGCTGTAGAACATCTGAAAGTAAAACACATTATTGTATGTGGACATTACAACTGTGGTGGTGTAAAAGCAGCGATGACTCCTCAGGATCTGGGATTATTGAATCCCTGGCTGAGAAACATCCGTGATGTTTACAGATTACATCAGGTAGAGCTGGATTCTATTGAAGACGAAAACAAGCGTTATGACAGACTTGTAGAACTTAATGTTCAGGAGCAGTGCATCAACGTGATCAAAATGGCCTGCGTACAGGAAAGGTATATTTTAGAAGAACAACCTATTGTGCACGGCTGGGTATTTGACCTTAGAACAGGTAAGATCATAGATTTGGAAATTGATTTTGAGAAAATTTTAAAAGACATCCAAAAGATCTACAACCTTACAAGTTCAGATTGGGTAATGAGCAGAAAGACGAAGTAG
- a CDS encoding SulP family inorganic anion transporter — protein MKKTSLIGGIKENFPSGLVVFLVALPLCLGIALASGAPPLSGIISGIVGGLVVGTISNSNISVSGPAAGLTAIVLTAITDLGAFELFLCAGIIAGLIQLILGFVRAGSISNYFPNNVIEGMLAAIGIIIILKQIPHALGFDKDYEGHESIFDNGLNFGYFTELFGAIHPGAIVITLVSVAILIAWDKIHVLKRLKMLPGALVAVIVSILLNQLFKMSGSSLAIETQHLVSLPVPQSFDDFKNLITTPDFNGFTNPKVWIVGATIAIVASIETLLCIEASDRLDRQRRITDTNLELKAQGIGNLISSFIGGLPMTSVVVRSSANANAGATSKVSAIIHGIFLLICVLSIPVILNLIPLATLAAVLILVGYKLAKPATFKHFWHLGKFQFIPFVATVVAVVATDLLKGVGIGLTISVFYILQGNMKRAYYLSRERLDDADGINIKLAEEVSFLNKAAIKKTLKNIKPSSTVIIDARSTSYIATDVLEMIQDFANIRAKEQDINVELLGFKTSYRDYERSEDSHILVTHKRAM, from the coding sequence ATGAAAAAGACATCATTAATAGGAGGAATCAAGGAGAATTTTCCTTCAGGACTCGTGGTATTTTTAGTAGCACTTCCGTTGTGTTTAGGAATTGCTTTAGCATCAGGTGCTCCCCCATTATCCGGTATTATTTCCGGTATTGTAGGCGGCCTGGTAGTAGGAACAATCAGTAATTCTAATATTTCAGTTTCCGGGCCTGCAGCGGGTTTAACGGCAATTGTTTTAACAGCTATAACAGATCTTGGCGCATTTGAGCTTTTCCTTTGTGCAGGAATTATTGCGGGACTTATTCAATTGATTTTAGGATTTGTAAGAGCCGGGAGTATTTCCAACTATTTCCCGAATAACGTGATTGAAGGAATGCTTGCCGCTATAGGAATCATTATTATTTTAAAACAGATTCCGCATGCTTTAGGATTTGATAAAGATTATGAAGGTCATGAATCTATCTTTGATAATGGCTTAAACTTCGGATATTTTACAGAATTATTTGGAGCGATCCATCCGGGAGCTATCGTTATCACTTTGGTTTCTGTAGCTATTCTTATCGCATGGGATAAAATCCACGTTCTGAAGAGACTGAAAATGCTTCCGGGAGCTTTGGTTGCAGTAATTGTAAGTATTCTGTTGAATCAGCTCTTTAAAATGTCCGGGAGTTCTCTGGCTATTGAAACCCAGCATTTGGTTTCTTTACCTGTTCCGCAGTCTTTTGATGATTTCAAGAACCTGATTACCACTCCTGATTTTAATGGTTTTACCAATCCTAAAGTATGGATCGTAGGTGCTACTATTGCTATTGTAGCCTCTATTGAAACGTTACTTTGTATTGAGGCGTCAGACCGATTAGACAGACAGAGAAGAATTACGGATACCAATCTTGAGCTTAAAGCTCAGGGAATCGGGAACCTTATCAGCTCATTTATTGGCGGTCTCCCAATGACGTCTGTTGTGGTAAGAAGTTCTGCCAATGCTAATGCAGGAGCAACTTCTAAAGTTTCAGCTATTATTCACGGGATCTTTTTATTGATCTGTGTACTTTCTATTCCTGTTATTTTAAATTTAATTCCATTAGCTACTTTGGCTGCGGTATTAATTTTAGTAGGATATAAATTGGCAAAACCAGCTACATTCAAGCATTTCTGGCATTTAGGAAAATTCCAGTTTATTCCTTTTGTAGCAACGGTTGTAGCTGTTGTAGCAACAGATTTATTAAAAGGAGTAGGAATTGGTCTTACCATCTCTGTTTTCTATATTCTTCAGGGAAATATGAAAAGAGCTTATTATTTAAGCAGAGAAAGGCTGGATGATGCGGATGGAATTAACATAAAACTGGCTGAAGAAGTTTCATTTTTAAATAAGGCAGCTATCAAAAAAACACTTAAAAATATAAAACCAAGTTCTACAGTCATCATTGATGCCAGAAGTACTTCTTACATTGCAACAGATGTACTGGAAATGATTCAGGATTTTGCCAATATCCGCGCAAAGGAACAGGACATCAACGTCGAACTTCTAGGCTTTAAAACTTCATACAGAGATTACGAAAGAAGTGAGGACTCCCATATTCTGGTTACTCACAAAAGAGCCATGTAA
- a CDS encoding carbonic anhydrase, which produces MKAHTYETQSTITPEKALEFLKEGNQRFVNNLKANRDLLEQVNATREGQWPFAVVLSCIDSRTSAELIFDQGLGDVFSIRIAGNFVNQDILGSMEFGCNVAGSKLIVVLGHTKCGALKGGLDAAQIEGLGMDNLNHLINHFNPIIDDIIEENEERSSKNSSLLERLNQQNVKNAIDDIRKQSSTLKNLEAEGKIKIVGANYDVETGAVSWL; this is translated from the coding sequence ATGAAAGCACATACATACGAAACCCAGTCTACAATCACTCCAGAGAAAGCATTAGAGTTCTTAAAAGAAGGAAATCAAAGATTTGTAAACAACCTTAAGGCAAACAGAGACCTTCTTGAACAGGTGAATGCTACCCGTGAAGGGCAGTGGCCGTTCGCTGTAGTTTTAAGCTGTATAGACAGCCGTACTTCTGCAGAGCTTATCTTTGACCAAGGATTAGGAGACGTTTTCAGTATCAGAATTGCCGGTAATTTTGTTAATCAGGACATTCTTGGATCTATGGAATTTGGCTGTAACGTTGCAGGTTCTAAACTTATTGTAGTTTTAGGACACACGAAATGCGGAGCCTTGAAAGGAGGTCTTGACGCAGCACAAATTGAAGGATTGGGAATGGATAATCTTAACCACCTGATCAATCATTTCAACCCTATCATCGATGATATTATCGAAGAGAATGAGGAGCGCTCATCAAAAAACAGCTCGCTTCTGGAAAGGCTTAATCAGCAAAATGTAAAAAATGCAATTGATGATATCCGTAAACAAAGTTCAACACTTAAAAACCTTGAAGCAGAAGGTAAAATTAAAATTGTTGGGGCCAATTACGATGTTGAAACAGGTGCAGTAAGTTGGTTATAA